One region of Culex pipiens pallens isolate TS chromosome 2, TS_CPP_V2, whole genome shotgun sequence genomic DNA includes:
- the LOC120428090 gene encoding phenoloxidase-activating factor 3-like codes for MHECLLKSDENLTVCTFEKCTSSVGNSQEIINVTIASIHSRTTVRLGEYDTSTEQDCDIISGECAGPLQELEVESVVHHALYSTSQRTNDIALVRLANPANTDESANVLPICLPFEGTDLRKFPDNAEMVVSGWGHTEKNVASNELQKVSVSVQPADACSVLGKLDDRDICGGEAHCIGDSGGPLQYLTNFRSRDIMVQHGIVTFGGKTCGEGLPGSYLKVAYYMDWILEHMEL; via the exons CTCACTGTGTGTACTTTCGAAAAGTGTACGTCATCTGTGGGTAATTCTCAAGAAATCATCAATGTTACAATTGCTTCGATACATTCCAGGACCACGGTTCGACTTGGTGAGTACGACACTTCCACGGAACAAGACTGTGACATTATTTCAGGAGAGTGTGCTGGTCCTTTACAAGAATTGGAGGTGGAATCGGTGGTGCATCACGCGCTTTACAGTACCTCACAGAGGACGAACGATATTGCCCTGGTTAGGCTAGCCAATCCGGCAAACACTGATGAAAGTGCCA ATGTGCTCCCCATTTGTCTCCCGTTTGAAGGAACGGATCTTCGCAAGTTTCCCGACAACGCTGAAATGGTCGTTTCCGGTTGGGGTCACACGGAAAAGAACGTCGCATCGAATGAGCTGCAGAAGGTATCCGTGTCCGTGCAGCCTGCTGACGCTTGCAGCGTGCTTGGCAAGTTAGACGATCGTGATATCTGCGGTGGGGAAGCCCACTGTATCGGCGATTCTGGTGGACCCTTGCAGTATCTTACAAACTTCCGGTCCAGGGATATCATGGTCCAGCATGGAATCGTTACGTTTGGTGGAAAAACTTGCGGGGAAGGACTACCTGGTTCTTATCTTAAGGTTGCCTATTACATGGATTGGATTTTGGAACATATGGAATTATAA